The segment GGAGAGTTGTACAGACTTGATATCTGTCACGATCATCCGCAGATAATGGGTAATGCACAGCACAGCACAGCACAGCACAGTCAGGCAGTGACGGCTGACAAGCGAGGCACGAGATGAATGCTAGAGAGTACATGGCCAAGCACAATCTGGAGGGCGGCAAGGACAAGGAGGAAGACAAGCCTCAGAGTCTGGAAGAACACGCCTGGGCAAGAGCACGTGAATCCGGCAGTCATCGCCCCCGGAGCGGCACGCCGCACGACTGGGAAGACTGGGAAAAGTATCACGAACAGCTGGCGGCTGACTCGGAACAGCTGTCGCAGAAGATCGATCACGATTCTCGTGTAAAGGCATCTCAGTCGAAAGAAGCTAGCGATACCGACGGTGAAGGTCATCAAGACAGTGGCAGTGATAATGACCATGTCGGTAGAGACACCAGCAGTAAACATACACATTGATATTGAGTGCATCAGTCTCGATGAATACGTACTGGCAAGATAGGTGCTGGTGCAAGACTGGTGACAAGTGACCTATCGTTCATGACTTCCGTGAGTTCACGGTCGTCATATCCAGACCGCAAGGAGCACATCATGGATATTATCCGCATCATATTGGCTATCATTTTGCCCCCGTTAGGGGTACTGATGCAGGTCGGGATCGCCAACAAGCACTTTTGGATCAACATCATCCTGACGTGCTTCGGTTTCCTGCCAGGCGTCATTCATGCTGTATGGGTCATTACCAAGTTTTGATGCCGTGAATCGTTGAAAGATTTTGAAACCTGAAAGCCCCACTCGCAGACTCTGCGGGTGGGGCTTTTTGCGTTGGCACTTTTTATCGACATTCAGACGGCTGTTTGCCTGAAAGGCACGCCATATATCGGCTGTAAAGAGGCGTAGCTCATTTATCGTATTGACGCACGGGCTGAGTTAAACGCTATTCAGCGCGGGAATACCTTGTCGACTTTGGTTTGACGCCGTAGGGTCAAAGTGGATGGCAGTGGCGGAGAGGGCGGTGGGCAAAGGCCCAGCGGTTCCCGAGTTACCGCTAGACTCCACTAATAAGAACAACATGATGGATACAGCGTATGGTCATGACTGCAGAGCCCGACGTGCCGCAGGAGACCAGCTCCTGTTTTGCTCGATTCAGTGATGTACAGAAGAGTTACGACGGCGAGACGCTAGTGGTCAAGGGCTTCAATCTTGAAGTCCGCCGCGGCGAGTTCGTCACTCTGCTAGGGCCGTCCGGCTCTGGCAAGACCACCTGCCTGATGATGATGGCGGGCTTCGAAACCCCTACCCACGGCGAAATACTTCTTGATGGCGTCCCGATCAATAAATTACCGCCTCACAAGCGCGGTATCGGGATGGTATTCCAGAATTACGCGTTATTTCCGCATATGAGCGTAGCTGAAAATCTTGCCTTTCCACTGGAAGTCCGCGGCATGAGCAAGGAGGAAATCACCAGCAAGGTCGCCAATGCGCTAGACATGGTGAGGCTTGGTGAGTTTGGTGATCGCCGTCCTGGTCAGCTCTCTGGTGGTCAGCAGCAGCGCGTAGCTCTTGCTCGTGCACTGGTATTTGAGCCTGAATTGGTGCTGATGGATGAGCCGCTTGGCGCGTTGGACAAAAATCTGCGAGAAGAGATGCAGTTCGAGATCAAGCGTATTCATCAGCGTCTTGGCGTCACCATGCTGTATGTGACGCATGATCAAACAGAAGCGCTGACCATGTCGGACCGTATTGCGGTCTTCAATGATGGCATCGTGCAACAGTTGGCTACGCCCGAGGCGTTGTATGAAGCGCCCGAGAATGCGTTTGTGGCGTACTTCATCGGTGAGAACAATCGACTCAATGGTGTGGTATCTCGTCTAGATGGTGGCGAAGCGTACTGCACGGTGACACTCGATGGTGGTGAGGAGGTCAAGGCATTGCCGGTCGCCATAAAGGCCATGGGTGAGCGAACTCAGCTCTCACTGCGCCCGGAGCGAGTGCGGCTGTTGGCGGAAGAGAGCAGCGATGCGCCGTTGCCGGACAATGTCTTCACCGCCGAGGTCAAGGAAGTGATCTATCTTGGGGATCACCTGCGAACTCGCGTAGCAGTCTGCGGAAGTGAGGAATTCATCATCAAGACCCCCAATGCTGACGGTTATCCGGTGCTGAAGCCCGGGCAATCATTGAAGGTCGGCTGGGATGCACAAGACTGTCGTGCGCTGGATGCCTAGGGGCAGGTGACGCAGGCACGGGGCAGTACGCAGCAATCAAGACAGCACAACAACAATAAATCAGGGAGAATCATCCATGTCAGTGATCAAGAAAATCATTCCATCTCGTTCGGGTATACCACTGCGCGGTGCGTTGGTGATTGCCATCGCCGCCGCGGGGATGAGCGCAGGCGCCGTACAGGCTCAGACGCTCAATATCGTGTCGTGGGGCGGCGCTTACAGCGATAGTCAGCTCAAGGCCTATCATGAGCCGTGGGAGAAGAAGAGCGGCGATACCATCATCAATATCGACAAGTCTTCCAATGCACTCTCGGGGCTACGTGCTCAGGTGCAGGCCGGTAATGTGACGTGGGACCTGGTGGACATGCTACCCAGTGATGCGTTGATTGCCTGCTCGGAAGGACTGATCGAACCACTGGATGCCGATACGCTGTTTGCACCGGCACCGGATGGCACACCGGCCAGTGAGGATTTCATCGAGGGCTCGCTGAGCGAGTGCTTCGTGCCGCAGATCGTCTATTCCAACATTGTGGCGTTCAATACCGAGATGTTCCCGGAAGACAAGCAGCCAGACTCCATCGATGATGTCTTCAATCTCGAGGAATTCCCGGGCAAGCGTGCGCTGCAGAAAAAGCCGATCAACAACCTGGAGTGGGCATTGGTCGCTGACGGTGTAGCGCCGGAAGATGTCTATGCCACGCTGGACACGGACGAAGGCATTGAGCGTGCCTTTGCCAAACTCGATACCATCAAGGACAGCGTGATCTGGTGGGAAGAGGGCGCACAGCCACCGCAGCTGCTGGCGGATAAGGAAGTCGCCTTCGCCTCAGCGTATAACGGCCGTATCTTCAATGCTGAAGTGAATGAAAAACAGCCATTCTCGATCGTCTGGGATGCCCAGGTCTTCGAGCTGGATGGTTGGGTGGTACCGACTGGCAAGCTGGACAAGGTCAAGGACTACCTGATGTTTGCCACTGATACTCAGCGGCTGGCGGATCAGGCCAAGTACATTTCCTACGGCCCAGCGCGTACTTCGTCTGCATCACTGGTCTCGACTCATGCTGATACTGGCATCGACATGAAGCCACACATGCCGACCTATGGCCCCAACTTCGAGACTGCCATCCCCAAGGATGATGAGTTCTGGGCAGATAATCTCGATGAGCTAAGCCAGCGCTTCAACGCCTGGCTGGCACGTTAATCCTCGCACTGTCCTCGATGGCTCCAGTGGCTTAGGCACGCTGGAGTCATTCTTGATGATGCTCGACAGCCATGCGCTATCGTCATGTGTCTGCCGAGTTTTCGCGGATGGCCGATCAAGGAGTGCAGGATGAGTGATTCCTCCGTACCGGCAACGTCCGGCCCCGAGGGGCTGACTACCGCAGACGGTGTCCCCCTCAAGCAGAGTCTCAATCGCGCCGTGCGCCGCAGTCGCCTCAAGGCACTGTTGCTCGTGGCGCCGCTGTTGATCTTCATCGGGCTGGCCTTCGTCATGCCCATCTTCGACATGCTGTCACGCAGTGTCGATAACCCTGAAGTCTCGACCTACCTCCCGCGAACCAGTGAGTCATTGACCCACTGGGACGGAGAAGGATTGCCGGATGAGGCAGCCTATGCAGCATTGGCTCAGGATCTGGAGGCTGGTCTCAAGGCACGTAATCTGGGGCGAGTGGCATCACGCCTCAATTATGAAATGTCCGGTATGCGCTCCTTGTTCACGAAGAGTGCACGCAAGGCAGGGCGGATGGAGCCACCGTTCAAGGAAGCCCTCATCAAGGCTGACAAGGACTGGCAGGACCCGGATATCTGGCGATTGATCAAGCGTGAGTCTGGGCTTTATACCGCGTCCTACTATCTCGCAGCGATAGATCGACAGTTCTCGCCGACAGGGGAAATTGTCGAGAAGCCTGAGTATCTGCAGATCCATGTGGTGCTGTTCATCCGTACTTTCTGGATGAGTGCCGTCATCACGGGGCTAGCGCTATTGCTGGCTTATCCGGTGGCCTGGCTATTGGCGACCTTGCCTGCAGGGCGTGGCAATCTGTTGATGATTCTGGTGCTACTGCCATTCTGGACCTCACTGCTGGTACGTACGACCACCTGGATCGCAATCCTTCAACAACAGGGGGTACTCAATGACATGTTGGTGGGGGTAGGGCTGATCGCTGAAGAGGCGCGCATCCAGATGATCTACAACAAGACGGGCACCATCATTGCGATGACGCACATCCTGTTGCCATTCATGATCCTGCCGCTCTACTCGGTCATGAAGACCATTCCGCCCAGCTATATGCATGCCGCCCGTTCCTTGGGGGCAGGGCCAGTAACCGCCTTCCGACGTGTCTACTTCCCGCAGACATTGCCTGGTATCGGAGCAGGCTCCATTCTGGTGTTCATCCTCTCCATCGGCTATTACATCACGCCGGCGCTGGTGGGTGGGCAGTCCGGTCGCTTCATTACCAACTTCATCGCCTACCACATGCAGACCTCGCTCAATTGGGGGCTGGCAGCGGCCATTGGCTCAATTCTGCTGGTCGTGGTGATCCTCTTCTATCTGGTCTACAACCGCTTGATCGGTGTGGACAAGGTCAAACTGGGGTGACAGATGGCCATACCTTCTTATGCAACGCGCGGTGAGCGGATCTGGCATTGGGTTTTCTGTACGCTCTGTGCGCTGATCTTTCTATTTCTGATCGGGCCAATCCTGGTCATCATCCCACTATCGTTCAATGCTGAACCGTACTTCACCTTCTCGGACAAGATGCTCTCGCTGGACCCTGAGGGCTTCTCGCTGCGCTGGTATCAGGACTTCTTTACCTCCGATGAGTGGATGCGTGCCATAAAGAACAGCATCATCATCGCGGTCTGTGCGACGGTGCTGGCCACGGTATTGGGAACACTGGCGGCGTTGGGGCTCTCGAGTCGCTTCATGCCGTTTCGCAATACCATCATGGCGATTCTGATCTCGCCGATGATCGTGCCATTGATCATCAGTGCGGCGGCAATGTTCTTCTTCTTCTCAAAGCTGGGCCTGACCCAGACCTATCTAGGGGTCATTCTGGCGCATACGGCGCTGGGTATCCCCTTCGTGGTCATCACGGTCACCGCAACGTTATCGGGATTTGATCACTCATTGACGAGGGCAGCTCACTCGCTAGGGGCGAGCCCGAGTCGTACCTTCTTCCGCATCATCTTGCCGTTGGTGACACCGGGTGTGGTGTCGGGGGCGCTGTTTGCCTTCATCACCTCGTTTGATGAGGTGGTCGTGGTGCTGTTCATTGCCGGTCCGGCGCAGACCACCATTCCGATCAAGATGTGGTCCGGTATTCGCGAAGAAATCAGCCCGACCATTCTCGCAGTCGCCACGTTGCTGGTACTGGTGTCGATCATGCTACTCGCCACACTTGAGATGATCCGCCGTCGAAATGAGCGCCTGAGAGGTCTGACGCCCAGCTGAGATGGCATTGCATGACATGAAAGCCCCCGCAAACGGCGTTTGCGGGGGCTTTCATGTCTTTGAGAGCACCCTTATTGCCAGCAAGTTACCGCTGACCTCAAGTACTGTCTGGCCTTATATGATGGCTAGCCGTGTGCGCCTAGCCGCTTGTAAAGCGTCGTACGACTGATATCCAGTGCGCGGGCCAATCGTGAGACATTGCCACCGAGCGCATCCAGCGCTATTTGCAGTTCTTGTGCGGAAGACAGGTCGTGCAGTGCAGCGATGTGATCATCAAGTGAGTTCTTGGTGACTCGCGAATCGTTATCCGCAAATGATAGTGGATCGGTGTGTGATGGGCAGATGGTGGAAGGTGAAGCCCACAATGCAGGCGACGCAGCAATACCGGCAGTGAAATTCATCACATTCTGCGCGGGATGAAGCATCAGATGGACAGCATCCAGTTGATCACCATCGCACAACGCCAGCGCCAGGCGTAAGCAGTTCTCCAGCTCGCGGATATTTCCCGGCCAGTCATGATCGCGCAAGCAGCGAAGGATGTCCGGTGAAAGGGAGGGTGTATGACGTTGCTGCTCAGCACATAGGCGTGTGAGCAGGGCGTGACTCAGGCCATCGATATCCTGACGCTCTCGCAATGGTGGCAGGGTGATGGTGGCGCCACACAGACGATAATAGAGATCAGCACGGAAGCTGCCTTCACGAACGCGCTCCAGCAATGGCTGATGCGTTGCTGCCACCAACTCGAAGTCGACCCGTCGTGGCTGGCCACCGCCCAGTGGAGTGATCTCGCGTTCTTGCAGCACTCGTAACAAGCGCGCTTGAACGTGCAGCGGCATGTCGCCAATTTCATCGAGAAACAGCCGGCCGCCATTCGCTTCTAGCAAGCGTCCCTCACGGCCTGCCGGGTCTGCCCCGGTGAAGGCTCCTCTGCGATATCCGAATAGCTCGGCCTCCACCAACTCAGTCGGCAACGCCGCGCAATTGATGGCTACCAGCGGCTGATGGGCACGACTGCTGGCTTGATGAAGTGCCTTGACCACCTCCTCTTTCCCGACACCTGTTTCCCCTTGTAACAGCAGTGGCAAGCGAGCATTGGCGAGCCGTTGCAGCAGGGCACACACCTGCGCCCATCCCGGGTCGCCATGATGAAGTCGCGCCAGGCTAGCAGTGAGGGGAGCGGTTGTTGAGGCTGAAGGAGAGGGTGAGTGAGGTGTCGGAGCGGTATGCGATGCCGGTGCACGAGGAGTAATGCGAGGCACAGGTGGTTGGCAGCGTAGCGCATAACCCGTGAGCTGCGGATGATCCGTCAGTATTCGCTGACCGCCTCCCGTCAGTGCCGACCAGTCCAGCTGCCAGCGATCCAATGACTGGCCCAATAATAGATGCACATCGTCTCGCGTCGGTATATTCCCCCCCTTGATGAGGTCATCACCAGTGTCTGTGGTCAGCTGATTGGCGAGCCACTGTAGACCGCGTCTACTGGCGGCGGCGATGACACCGGAAGGCGTGACGGCTAGCAGTGCTGCACTGGGCGAATCCAGCTGGCTCATGTTGAGATGCAGTCGTAGCAGATGATGGTCAGTTCCAAAATGCTCGCCCATACGACGCTGTTCGATGTCATCGGCCAGCACGCTCAGCATGCCCAGGCTGTACTGGCGCACACGGTAAGGATCACAGATCAGCCCCAGGCATCCTTCGCAAGCCCCCGGTGTCAGGCCACGGCTTGACTGCCAGCGCGCTGGAGACAACAGCGCCGCACTCGCACTGGCCAGCCCTTTGAGCAAAGGGG is part of the Cobetia sp. L2A1 genome and harbors:
- a CDS encoding YqaE/Pmp3 family membrane protein; the encoded protein is MDIIRIILAIILPPLGVLMQVGIANKHFWINIILTCFGFLPGVIHAVWVITKF
- a CDS encoding ABC transporter ATP-binding protein — encoded protein: MVMTAEPDVPQETSSCFARFSDVQKSYDGETLVVKGFNLEVRRGEFVTLLGPSGSGKTTCLMMMAGFETPTHGEILLDGVPINKLPPHKRGIGMVFQNYALFPHMSVAENLAFPLEVRGMSKEEITSKVANALDMVRLGEFGDRRPGQLSGGQQQRVALARALVFEPELVLMDEPLGALDKNLREEMQFEIKRIHQRLGVTMLYVTHDQTEALTMSDRIAVFNDGIVQQLATPEALYEAPENAFVAYFIGENNRLNGVVSRLDGGEAYCTVTLDGGEEVKALPVAIKAMGERTQLSLRPERVRLLAEESSDAPLPDNVFTAEVKEVIYLGDHLRTRVAVCGSEEFIIKTPNADGYPVLKPGQSLKVGWDAQDCRALDA
- a CDS encoding extracellular solute-binding protein, with translation MSVIKKIIPSRSGIPLRGALVIAIAAAGMSAGAVQAQTLNIVSWGGAYSDSQLKAYHEPWEKKSGDTIINIDKSSNALSGLRAQVQAGNVTWDLVDMLPSDALIACSEGLIEPLDADTLFAPAPDGTPASEDFIEGSLSECFVPQIVYSNIVAFNTEMFPEDKQPDSIDDVFNLEEFPGKRALQKKPINNLEWALVADGVAPEDVYATLDTDEGIERAFAKLDTIKDSVIWWEEGAQPPQLLADKEVAFASAYNGRIFNAEVNEKQPFSIVWDAQVFELDGWVVPTGKLDKVKDYLMFATDTQRLADQAKYISYGPARTSSASLVSTHADTGIDMKPHMPTYGPNFETAIPKDDEFWADNLDELSQRFNAWLAR
- a CDS encoding ABC transporter permease, whose product is MSDSSVPATSGPEGLTTADGVPLKQSLNRAVRRSRLKALLLVAPLLIFIGLAFVMPIFDMLSRSVDNPEVSTYLPRTSESLTHWDGEGLPDEAAYAALAQDLEAGLKARNLGRVASRLNYEMSGMRSLFTKSARKAGRMEPPFKEALIKADKDWQDPDIWRLIKRESGLYTASYYLAAIDRQFSPTGEIVEKPEYLQIHVVLFIRTFWMSAVITGLALLLAYPVAWLLATLPAGRGNLLMILVLLPFWTSLLVRTTTWIAILQQQGVLNDMLVGVGLIAEEARIQMIYNKTGTIIAMTHILLPFMILPLYSVMKTIPPSYMHAARSLGAGPVTAFRRVYFPQTLPGIGAGSILVFILSIGYYITPALVGGQSGRFITNFIAYHMQTSLNWGLAAAIGSILLVVVILFYLVYNRLIGVDKVKLG
- a CDS encoding ABC transporter permease; translation: MAIPSYATRGERIWHWVFCTLCALIFLFLIGPILVIIPLSFNAEPYFTFSDKMLSLDPEGFSLRWYQDFFTSDEWMRAIKNSIIIAVCATVLATVLGTLAALGLSSRFMPFRNTIMAILISPMIVPLIISAAAMFFFFSKLGLTQTYLGVILAHTALGIPFVVITVTATLSGFDHSLTRAAHSLGASPSRTFFRIILPLVTPGVVSGALFAFITSFDEVVVVLFIAGPAQTTIPIKMWSGIREEISPTILAVATLLVLVSIMLLATLEMIRRRNERLRGLTPS
- a CDS encoding sigma-54-dependent Fis family transcriptional regulator → MPSHHAADPLATQSVAPATASDSNSSPTNHSLARHSFFSDPLADTALNTACPPDELAWRQRQASSLMATVEAAVAGHIHNLLKHWQACLVLTDRDGVVLASYGHQRLLGRDALLLNPGARWREESLGHNALAETLNAPRANRLARVALEDHEAPLLKGLASASAALLSPARWQSSRGLTPGACEGCLGLICDPYRVRQYSLGMLSVLADDIEQRRMGEHFGTDHHLLRLHLNMSQLDSPSAALLAVTPSGVIAAASRRGLQWLANQLTTDTGDDLIKGGNIPTRDDVHLLLGQSLDRWQLDWSALTGGGQRILTDHPQLTGYALRCQPPVPRITPRAPASHTAPTPHSPSPSASTTAPLTASLARLHHGDPGWAQVCALLQRLANARLPLLLQGETGVGKEEVVKALHQASSRAHQPLVAINCAALPTELVEAELFGYRRGAFTGADPAGREGRLLEANGGRLFLDEIGDMPLHVQARLLRVLQEREITPLGGGQPRRVDFELVAATHQPLLERVREGSFRADLYYRLCGATITLPPLRERQDIDGLSHALLTRLCAEQQRHTPSLSPDILRCLRDHDWPGNIRELENCLRLALALCDGDQLDAVHLMLHPAQNVMNFTAGIAASPALWASPSTICPSHTDPLSFADNDSRVTKNSLDDHIAALHDLSSAQELQIALDALGGNVSRLARALDISRTTLYKRLGAHG